The following proteins are encoded in a genomic region of Nicotiana sylvestris chromosome 4, ASM39365v2, whole genome shotgun sequence:
- the LOC104220727 gene encoding uncharacterized protein isoform X1, whose product MAAKPIVDTIWRGSFMISHPKVSLNLTAHLSSKACAKVWLAAKEMAEVLCFELLPRLDVWPKSFKSSKLIDDNIAIYFFSVKGRDDQVFDNLLYNLRHYDFALKALVGDSELLIFTSAQLPEKHQRFEGQLYLWGVFNGRQAPPQHSSDDCFIYNTRVTQASTPKLANDVVIGKDGSCNEFSNKKDPSAPASKTARKGRPLDDAWQHATPVDGKKQRTICKYCGFVSSSGGITYLKTHLGGGDPTGSLKGCPNVPPDVKRVMTEWLQGTIRGVKAPQLEDIRTDMEAHTSKKSVRRGRPLDAAWEHATPVDAKRQRAVCKYCGFISSSGGITHLKAHLAGGDPKGPSKGCPNAPPEVRRVMAESLNRTVKGVKAMQPEEIRRCMKAENVWSPPKSDDYSLNQYRIVKNEQYSNLASGGNHVKDMTMSKQSETACIDSCMEVISSHNACKSSFLSKPTTKVGFL is encoded by the exons ATGGCTGCAAAACCTATTGTTGATACCATATGGCG GGGTAGTTTCATGATCTCCCATCCGAAAGTGAGTTTGAATCTTACGGCCCATCTATCAAGTAAAGCATGCGCAAAAGTATGGCTGGCAGCTAAAGAGATGGCGGAggttttgtgttttgaattgcTTCCCAGGCTGGATGTCTGGCCTAAGAGTTTTAAAAGTTCTAAACTGATTGATGATAATATTGCCATTTATTTCTTTTCAGTTAAAGGCAG AGATGATCAGGTTTTCGACAATCTGCTGTACAATTTAAGACACTACGACTTTGCTTTAAAAGCCTTGGTTGGTGATTCTGAACTCCTTATTTTTACCTCTGCTCAACTGCCAGAAAAGCATCAGA GATTTGAGGGTCAATTATATCTATGGGGCGTTTTCAATGGAAGACAAGCTCCTCCTCAACACTCATCCGATGATTGTTTCATTTATAATACCCGAGTGACACAAGCTTCAACCCCAAAGTTAGCTAATGATGTTGTCATTGGGAAGGATGGAAGTTGCAATGAATTCTCCAATAAGAAAGACCCTT CAGCACCTGCCTCAAAAACAGCTAGAAAGGGAAGGCCACTTGATGATGCTTGGCAACATGCTACTCCAGTAGATGGAAAGAAACAGAGGACAATTTGCAAGTATTGTGGATTTGTCTCTTcctctggaggcattacttatctTAAGACACATCTGGGTGGGGGTGATCCAACGGGTTCGTTAAAGGGTTGTCCAAATGTGCCACCTGATGTCAAAAGGGTGATGACAGAATGGTTACAAGGAACTATAAGAGGGGTGAAGGCACCACAGCTAGAGGATATCAGGACTGACATGGAAG CACATACGTCAAAAAAATCTGTTAGAAGGGGAAGGCCACTTGATGCTGCCTGGGAACATGCTACACCAGTTGATGCAAAACGGCAGAGGGCTGTTTGCAAGTATTGCGGTTTCATATCTTCTTCCGGAGGAATTACACATCTTAAGGCGCATTTGGCTGGAGGTGATCCAAAAGGGCCCTCAAAAGGTTGTCCCAATGCGCCGCCAGAAGTCAGAAGGGTAATGGCAGAGTCACTGAACAGAACAGTGAAAGGGGTGAAGGCCATGCAGCCAGAGGAGATCAGGAGATGCATGAAAG CGGAAAATGTTTGGTCTCCTCCGAAGTCAGATGACTATTCGTTGAATCAATATAGAATTGTCAAGAATGAGCAGTACTCAAATTTAGCTAGTGGGGGAAATCATGTAAAGGATATGACCATGTCAAAGCAATCAGAGACAGCATGTATTGATAGTTGTATGGAGGTTATAAGTTCTCATAATGCTTGTAAGTCGAGCTTTTTAAGCAAACCTACAACTAAAGTAGGTTTTCTTTAA
- the LOC104220727 gene encoding uncharacterized protein isoform X2 translates to MAAKPIVDTIWRGSFMISHPKVSLNLTAHLSSKACAKVWLAAKEMAEVLCFELLPRLDVWPKSFKSSKLIDDNIAIYFFSVKGRDDQVFDNLLYNLRHYDFALKALVGDSELLIFTSAQLPEKHQRFEGQLYLWGVFNGRQAPPQHSSDDCFIYNTRVTQASTPKLANDVVIGKDGSCNEFSNKKDPSPASKTARKGRPLDDAWQHATPVDGKKQRTICKYCGFVSSSGGITYLKTHLGGGDPTGSLKGCPNVPPDVKRVMTEWLQGTIRGVKAPQLEDIRTDMEAHTSKKSVRRGRPLDAAWEHATPVDAKRQRAVCKYCGFISSSGGITHLKAHLAGGDPKGPSKGCPNAPPEVRRVMAESLNRTVKGVKAMQPEEIRRCMKAENVWSPPKSDDYSLNQYRIVKNEQYSNLASGGNHVKDMTMSKQSETACIDSCMEVISSHNACKSSFLSKPTTKVGFL, encoded by the exons ATGGCTGCAAAACCTATTGTTGATACCATATGGCG GGGTAGTTTCATGATCTCCCATCCGAAAGTGAGTTTGAATCTTACGGCCCATCTATCAAGTAAAGCATGCGCAAAAGTATGGCTGGCAGCTAAAGAGATGGCGGAggttttgtgttttgaattgcTTCCCAGGCTGGATGTCTGGCCTAAGAGTTTTAAAAGTTCTAAACTGATTGATGATAATATTGCCATTTATTTCTTTTCAGTTAAAGGCAG AGATGATCAGGTTTTCGACAATCTGCTGTACAATTTAAGACACTACGACTTTGCTTTAAAAGCCTTGGTTGGTGATTCTGAACTCCTTATTTTTACCTCTGCTCAACTGCCAGAAAAGCATCAGA GATTTGAGGGTCAATTATATCTATGGGGCGTTTTCAATGGAAGACAAGCTCCTCCTCAACACTCATCCGATGATTGTTTCATTTATAATACCCGAGTGACACAAGCTTCAACCCCAAAGTTAGCTAATGATGTTGTCATTGGGAAGGATGGAAGTTGCAATGAATTCTCCAATAAGAAAGACCCTT CACCTGCCTCAAAAACAGCTAGAAAGGGAAGGCCACTTGATGATGCTTGGCAACATGCTACTCCAGTAGATGGAAAGAAACAGAGGACAATTTGCAAGTATTGTGGATTTGTCTCTTcctctggaggcattacttatctTAAGACACATCTGGGTGGGGGTGATCCAACGGGTTCGTTAAAGGGTTGTCCAAATGTGCCACCTGATGTCAAAAGGGTGATGACAGAATGGTTACAAGGAACTATAAGAGGGGTGAAGGCACCACAGCTAGAGGATATCAGGACTGACATGGAAG CACATACGTCAAAAAAATCTGTTAGAAGGGGAAGGCCACTTGATGCTGCCTGGGAACATGCTACACCAGTTGATGCAAAACGGCAGAGGGCTGTTTGCAAGTATTGCGGTTTCATATCTTCTTCCGGAGGAATTACACATCTTAAGGCGCATTTGGCTGGAGGTGATCCAAAAGGGCCCTCAAAAGGTTGTCCCAATGCGCCGCCAGAAGTCAGAAGGGTAATGGCAGAGTCACTGAACAGAACAGTGAAAGGGGTGAAGGCCATGCAGCCAGAGGAGATCAGGAGATGCATGAAAG CGGAAAATGTTTGGTCTCCTCCGAAGTCAGATGACTATTCGTTGAATCAATATAGAATTGTCAAGAATGAGCAGTACTCAAATTTAGCTAGTGGGGGAAATCATGTAAAGGATATGACCATGTCAAAGCAATCAGAGACAGCATGTATTGATAGTTGTATGGAGGTTATAAGTTCTCATAATGCTTGTAAGTCGAGCTTTTTAAGCAAACCTACAACTAAAGTAGGTTTTCTTTAA